In Humulus lupulus chromosome 7, drHumLupu1.1, whole genome shotgun sequence, the following are encoded in one genomic region:
- the LOC133792514 gene encoding uncharacterized protein LOC133792514, with protein sequence MGEVLNVVCEVNTRAALLVSAEDGRACIDSLFPDNGRDDSARKFYFGDLKKCQHIFIPIHNDKIEHWLPFIVHISDGIVEICDSMLDKHELSTGSGLVKMVMEKLDYLLADQIADKMGPSFSFTRF encoded by the exons ATGGGTGAG GTGTTGAATGTTGTTTGCGAGGTGAACACACGTGCAGCTCTGCTAGTGTCAGCAGAAGACGGAAGAGCTTG CATTGACAGTTTATTTCCAGACAATGGTCGTGATGATTCTGCGCGGAAGTTTTACTTTGGTGATTTGAAGAAATGTCAGCAT ATTTTTATTCCAATCCACAATGACAAAATAGAACACTGGTTGCCTTTTATAGTACACATCAGTGATGGTATTGTAGAAATATGTGACTCGATGCTGGACAAACATGAGTTGTCAACTGGAAGTGGTCTTGTGAAAATGGTG ATGGAGAAGCTTGATTACTTACTTGCTGACCAAATAGCCGACAAAATGGGGCCTTCTTTTTCATTCACCCGTTTTTAG